A window from Flavobacterium gyeonganense encodes these proteins:
- a CDS encoding SPOR domain-containing protein, translating to MKIETYISQLLYRYQCVTVPGFGAFLTEMQPAQLNESTNSFFPPKKMVSFNSQIKNNDGLLANHIANTEKTSYGFAVSAIAFEILNWKKALEEDGILYLKNIGEIRLNSDNNLVFSPNQQNNYLTTSFGLSPFVSPLVKRENFEKEIQRIEEKEPAYDEERKSSNSYLKYAAIFVLGLGITGSIGYPLYQQEIATQTLVVESTVQKKVQNKIQEATFMIQNPLPAVTLSVDTSKTETVEKTMPYHIIAGAFRSEQNAKKAYNQLIKNGYDARMLGENKHGLFPVLYGSYATMAEAEKAQKEIQKAENPDAWILIENL from the coding sequence ATGAAAATCGAAACTTACATCTCGCAGTTATTATATCGTTATCAGTGTGTAACGGTTCCAGGATTTGGTGCATTCTTAACCGAAATGCAGCCGGCACAGCTCAATGAAAGCACAAATTCGTTTTTTCCACCTAAGAAAATGGTCTCTTTCAACAGTCAAATTAAAAACAATGATGGCTTGCTGGCTAATCATATAGCTAATACAGAAAAAACATCGTATGGTTTTGCTGTAAGTGCGATTGCTTTTGAAATTTTAAATTGGAAAAAGGCTTTAGAAGAGGATGGAATTTTATATTTAAAAAATATTGGTGAAATTCGTTTGAATAGTGATAACAATTTAGTTTTCAGTCCAAACCAGCAAAATAATTATTTGACAACTTCATTTGGATTGAGTCCTTTTGTGTCACCTTTGGTAAAAAGAGAAAATTTCGAAAAAGAAATTCAAAGAATTGAGGAGAAAGAACCTGCATATGACGAAGAAAGAAAATCTTCAAATTCGTATTTAAAATATGCTGCAATATTTGTTTTGGGTCTTGGAATTACCGGAAGCATAGGATATCCACTGTATCAGCAAGAAATTGCAACACAAACGCTTGTTGTTGAAAGCACTGTACAAAAAAAGGTACAGAACAAAATTCAGGAAGCTACCTTCATGATTCAGAATCCTTTACCGGCAGTAACGCTGTCTGTAGATACTTCAAAAACAGAAACTGTTGAAAAGACAATGCCATATCATATTATTGCGGGTGCTTTTAGAAGTGAGCAAAATGCTAAAAAAGCATATAATCAACTAATAAAAAATGGCTATGATGCCAGGATGCTTGGTGAAAACAAACACGGATTATTTCCTGTTTTATACGGAAGTTACGCGACTATGGCTGAAGCTGAAAAAGCACAAAAAGAAATACAAAAGGCTGAAAATCCGGATGCATGGATTTTAATCGAAAATTTATAA
- the dprA gene encoding DNA-processing protein DprA has translation MSEQDLFYVLALLRVEGVGDIMAKKLLANFGSAEDIFKAKTNQIAAIDGVGSVLLKNLKDKTVFEKANKELDFITKNNIKVSFFKDENYPDRLKHCIDCPVLIFSAGNINLKNKRIISIVGTRQITSYGIEFCRTLIEDLAPLDPIIVSGFAYGVDIVAHQLAIENKLQTIGVLAHGLNQIYPKAHKKYMSKMEENGGFITEFWSTTNPDKENFVRRNRIVAGMTEATIVIESADRGGSLITANIANDYNRDVFAVPGRVTDKYSQGCNQLIKTQKANVLTSAADLVYMLNWDIKSDVKPVQKQLFIELESEEQKIYDYLIKNGKELLDIIALQCEFPIYKISGILLNMELKGVIRPLPGKLFEAI, from the coding sequence ATGTCAGAACAAGATTTATTTTATGTATTAGCCTTACTTCGGGTAGAGGGCGTTGGAGATATTATGGCTAAAAAATTATTAGCAAATTTTGGAAGTGCCGAAGATATTTTCAAGGCAAAAACGAATCAAATTGCTGCTATAGATGGAGTTGGTTCAGTATTACTAAAGAATCTAAAAGACAAAACTGTTTTCGAAAAGGCGAATAAGGAACTAGATTTCATCACTAAAAACAATATTAAAGTCTCTTTTTTTAAAGATGAAAATTATCCAGATCGTTTAAAACATTGTATTGATTGCCCCGTTTTAATTTTTTCTGCCGGAAATATTAATTTAAAAAATAAGAGAATAATCAGTATAGTAGGTACAAGGCAAATTACTTCATACGGAATTGAATTTTGCAGAACCTTGATTGAAGATCTGGCTCCTTTAGATCCCATAATTGTTAGTGGTTTTGCATATGGAGTTGATATCGTGGCGCATCAGTTGGCAATAGAAAATAAACTGCAGACTATTGGTGTTTTAGCTCATGGATTAAACCAAATTTATCCTAAAGCACACAAAAAATACATGTCAAAAATGGAGGAGAATGGGGGTTTTATAACTGAGTTCTGGAGCACAACCAATCCTGACAAAGAAAACTTCGTGAGACGAAACCGGATCGTTGCCGGCATGACTGAAGCTACAATCGTAATAGAATCTGCTGATAGGGGAGGTTCGCTTATTACTGCCAATATTGCAAACGATTATAACCGTGATGTTTTTGCCGTTCCCGGCCGTGTGACTGACAAATATAGTCAGGGATGCAATCAACTGATTAAAACTCAAAAAGCGAATGTACTGACCAGTGCTGCTGATTTAGTTTACATGCTTAATTGGGATATCAAAAGCGATGTAAAACCCGTTCAGAAACAATTGTTTATTGAGCTGGAATCTGAAGAACAAAAAATCTATGATTACCTGATTAAAAACGGAAAAGAACTGCTCGATATAATTGCACTCCAATGCGAATTTCCGATTTATAAAATATCAGGGATTCTTTTAAATATGGAACTTAAAGGTGTAATCAGACCTTTGCCTGGAAAGCTGTTTGAGGCTATTTAG
- the sprC gene encoding gliding motility protein SprC, with the protein MFTVYHSNAQATISASKFDFVNICAGDAVNGKPFNEYNVTFTYSDFPSDVVFDVELTDDKGVFVTSAPILATKLDVSNPSTNQQTIKFAIPVGIKGSNNYSLRVRSNKGVNSQRIRNFANVTSFAVYYKDYVKAFTINNQGTSATFCSGGSLTLSVDNPTPNTISSSPANYPNIKYKWYKDDVVIAGQSDKLLTVNATGSYYAELDYGVCSDVNFSSNRVTVTSASGSGSNTTITSSLGNPFCANGSNTILTATGGGNSYTWKKDGAVIAGATTRTYSTNESGVYTVDINFGGCSGSGSINLLKNSFDASIDVDVNEGFKLEEGETRSVTVTDDASSPTYEWYLNGNLIAGATSDTYVVSFRGKYNVKISQAGGCISTKEFTFKVNGPPGLATVIPNIIKLSDSPYWNIPDVYRNENTKVIIISSNGEKVLDVVNYQGDWPQTGLDIKNVNPVYYYVIKGDAGEKKGSITVLK; encoded by the coding sequence TTGTTTACCGTTTACCATTCTAATGCACAAGCAACAATCTCAGCAAGTAAGTTTGATTTTGTGAATATTTGTGCAGGAGATGCTGTAAACGGCAAACCCTTTAATGAGTATAATGTTACTTTTACATATAGCGATTTCCCTTCAGATGTCGTTTTTGATGTGGAACTAACAGATGATAAAGGAGTATTTGTAACTTCAGCTCCAATCCTAGCAACAAAATTAGATGTAAGTAATCCATCTACAAACCAGCAGACAATAAAGTTTGCTATTCCAGTTGGAATTAAAGGATCTAATAATTACAGCTTAAGAGTTAGAAGTAACAAAGGGGTAAACAGTCAAAGGATTAGGAATTTTGCTAACGTAACTTCTTTTGCTGTATATTACAAAGATTATGTAAAAGCATTTACAATTAATAATCAGGGAACTTCTGCAACATTTTGTTCTGGAGGAAGCCTGACTCTTTCCGTTGATAATCCTACACCAAACACAATTAGTTCATCTCCGGCAAATTATCCTAACATTAAATACAAATGGTATAAAGACGATGTAGTTATTGCAGGACAAAGTGACAAACTTTTGACGGTTAATGCTACGGGTAGCTATTATGCAGAATTAGATTATGGAGTATGTTCAGATGTCAATTTTAGTTCTAATCGCGTTACTGTAACTAGTGCATCGGGATCAGGTTCTAATACAACCATTACTTCCAGTTTAGGCAATCCTTTTTGTGCAAACGGTAGTAACACTATTTTGACTGCTACTGGGGGAGGAAATAGTTATACATGGAAAAAAGATGGTGCCGTAATTGCAGGAGCAACAACCAGAACATATAGCACCAATGAATCCGGAGTTTATACAGTAGATATTAATTTTGGAGGTTGTTCAGGTTCAGGAAGTATAAATCTGTTGAAAAATAGTTTCGATGCTAGTATAGATGTTGATGTAAATGAAGGATTTAAGCTTGAAGAAGGTGAAACCAGAAGTGTAACTGTAACAGATGATGCTTCAAGTCCAACTTACGAATGGTATTTGAATGGTAATCTTATTGCAGGAGCAACAAGTGATACTTATGTAGTTTCTTTTAGAGGAAAATATAACGTAAAGATCTCTCAGGCAGGCGGATGTATTTCTACAAAAGAATTTACTTTTAAAGTTAACGGACCACCAGGTCTTGCTACAGTAATTCCAAATATTATTAAGTTAAGTGATTCCCCATATTGGAATATTCCTGATGTCTATAGAAATGAAAATACAAAAGTCATAATTATCAGTTCTAATGGCGAAAAAGTTCTGGATGTTGTCAATTATCAGGGTGACTGGCCTCAGACAGGATTAGATATTAAAAATGTAAATCCGGTATATTACTATGTTATTAAAGGCGATGCAGGTGAAAAAAAAGGATCAATAACAGTGCTGAAATAA
- a CDS encoding helix-turn-helix domain-containing protein yields MQNVSEAAAYTLQFINQTQKSIFLTGKAGTGKTTLLREIIATTHKNTVVVAPTGIAALNAGGVTIHSMFQLPFSAFIPSYENNSQFTETVKFENKETLRRHFKMNNVKRNVIRNMELLIIDEVSMLRADLLDAIDFMMQTVRKNTQAFGGVQVLFIGDLLQLPPVIRDEEWRTLRNYYKGRFFFHSHVIQQNPPLYIELSKIYRQTDDSFISVLNNLRNNQITPQDIQILNEYVKPDFDLKNNPGYITLTTHNAKADSINEQAIGDLAGNEYAYQPFIVGDFPEKIFPVEENLKLKVGAQVMFVKNDLSFDKRYFNGKMGVIKSLSPEEIFVHFPEENKTIEVEKYEWKNIRYKINELTKEIEEEVLGTFAHYPLKLAWAITVHKSQGLTFEKAALDVSQVFLPGQAYVALSRLTSLKGLILLSPLQMNGISNDQDVMDYALNKATEDILEKHLHFETKNFIHNYLINSFNWTDLAQEWRNHRFSYNENASNSEKSKHSVWAHKRLETIELLINPSQKFVHQLNKIFSKETVDLFFVQERVVAAYEYFFKPMDKLVTDLLQKMAEIQKFKKVKEFYEELVLLDDLQTKAVLRLMKAKLLIEIVVSGETICREKLTSTAIKNYKSDKISKIRDEFKMSNIDIFKLDEPIVRYTSKKLDKNEPKTIKKTTVEETYDLWIEKNSVQDIARMRKLTVQTIEMHLVKLIQAKKIEISDVLPYDKILALRDAFEFYQEESLNGLKEKHGDEFTWDELKMFKASIN; encoded by the coding sequence ATGCAAAACGTTTCAGAAGCAGCAGCTTACACTTTACAATTCATCAATCAAACGCAAAAATCGATATTCCTGACGGGTAAAGCCGGAACAGGAAAGACTACACTTTTACGTGAAATTATCGCTACTACACATAAAAATACGGTGGTTGTTGCACCAACAGGAATCGCCGCCTTGAATGCTGGCGGAGTAACCATTCATTCGATGTTTCAACTGCCATTTTCGGCTTTTATTCCTTCGTATGAAAATAATTCTCAGTTTACAGAAACGGTTAAATTTGAAAATAAGGAAACTTTACGCAGGCATTTCAAAATGAATAATGTGAAGCGTAATGTGATTCGTAACATGGAATTGCTGATTATTGATGAAGTAAGTATGTTACGTGCTGATTTACTGGATGCTATAGATTTTATGATGCAGACAGTGCGGAAAAACACACAGGCTTTTGGAGGTGTTCAGGTACTTTTTATTGGTGATTTATTGCAATTGCCACCCGTTATTCGGGATGAAGAATGGCGAACTTTACGCAATTATTACAAAGGAAGATTCTTTTTTCATTCGCATGTAATTCAGCAAAATCCACCGCTTTATATTGAATTATCTAAGATTTATCGCCAGACTGATGATTCTTTTATATCGGTTTTGAACAATCTTCGAAACAATCAGATTACGCCTCAGGATATTCAGATTTTAAACGAATATGTTAAACCTGATTTTGATTTGAAGAATAATCCCGGTTATATTACGCTCACAACTCACAACGCAAAGGCTGATTCGATCAATGAGCAGGCAATTGGTGATCTGGCCGGAAATGAGTATGCTTATCAGCCTTTTATCGTTGGCGATTTTCCCGAAAAAATATTTCCGGTCGAAGAAAATCTGAAATTGAAGGTAGGAGCACAGGTCATGTTTGTCAAAAACGATTTATCTTTTGATAAAAGGTATTTTAACGGAAAAATGGGTGTTATAAAATCACTTTCACCGGAAGAAATCTTTGTGCATTTTCCGGAAGAGAACAAAACGATTGAGGTTGAAAAATACGAGTGGAAAAATATCCGCTATAAAATTAATGAACTTACTAAAGAAATAGAAGAGGAGGTTTTGGGGACTTTTGCCCATTATCCGCTTAAATTGGCTTGGGCAATTACGGTACATAAAAGTCAGGGATTAACTTTTGAGAAAGCTGCGCTTGATGTATCGCAAGTTTTTTTGCCAGGACAAGCATACGTTGCATTGTCTCGTTTAACGTCCTTAAAAGGGCTTATTTTGCTTTCTCCGCTTCAAATGAATGGTATTTCAAACGACCAGGATGTAATGGATTATGCTTTGAATAAAGCAACTGAAGATATTTTGGAAAAACATTTGCATTTTGAAACCAAAAATTTTATTCATAACTATTTGATTAACAGTTTTAACTGGACAGACTTAGCTCAGGAATGGCGGAATCACAGATTTAGTTATAACGAAAATGCTTCTAATTCCGAAAAATCAAAACATTCCGTTTGGGCTCATAAGCGTCTTGAAACAATTGAATTGCTAATAAATCCTTCGCAAAAGTTTGTGCATCAGCTAAATAAAATTTTTAGTAAAGAAACCGTTGATTTATTTTTCGTCCAGGAAAGGGTAGTGGCGGCCTATGAGTATTTTTTTAAACCAATGGATAAATTGGTTACAGATCTTCTTCAGAAAATGGCTGAAATTCAGAAATTCAAAAAAGTAAAAGAATTTTATGAAGAATTAGTCTTATTGGATGATCTTCAGACAAAGGCTGTTTTACGCTTAATGAAGGCCAAATTACTGATCGAAATAGTTGTTTCGGGAGAAACCATCTGCAGGGAAAAATTAACGTCTACAGCGATTAAAAATTACAAATCAGATAAGATTTCGAAAATACGTGACGAGTTTAAAATGAGCAATATCGATATTTTCAAGTTAGATGAGCCAATTGTACGCTATACCTCGAAAAAATTAGATAAGAACGAGCCAAAAACAATTAAGAAAACCACCGTAGAAGAAACATATGATTTGTGGATCGAGAAAAATTCGGTTCAGGATATTGCCCGAATGCGTAAGCTTACTGTACAAACTATTGAAATGCATTTGGTTAAATTGATTCAGGCAAAAAAAATCGAAATCTCGGATGTTCTACCGTACGATAAGATACTGGCACTGCGTGATGCTTTCGAATTTTATCAGGAGGAATCCCTAAACGGATTAAAAGAAAAACACGGTGATGAATTTACGTGGGATGAGTTAAAAATGTTCAAAGCAAGTATAAATTAA
- a CDS encoding acyl-CoA thioesterase produces the protein MNPKHPSESLTILTDLVLPSETNPLNNLFGGELLARMDRAASIAARRHSRRIVVTASVNHVAFNRAIPLGAVVTIEAKVSRSFKSSMEVFIDVWVEDRESGSKTKANEAIYTFVAVDDSGRPVEVPPIVPETELEIQRFDAALRRKQLSLLLAGKIKPEDATELKALFL, from the coding sequence ATGAATCCAAAACACCCTTCAGAATCTCTGACTATACTAACTGATTTAGTTTTACCAAGCGAAACGAATCCTCTAAATAATCTTTTTGGAGGTGAATTGCTTGCCCGTATGGATCGTGCTGCCAGTATTGCTGCACGAAGGCATTCACGCCGGATTGTGGTTACCGCTTCTGTAAACCATGTTGCTTTTAACAGGGCAATTCCACTTGGAGCTGTAGTCACAATAGAAGCAAAAGTTTCCAGATCTTTTAAAAGTTCTATGGAAGTTTTTATTGATGTGTGGGTAGAAGACCGTGAATCCGGAAGCAAAACCAAAGCCAACGAAGCCATTTATACTTTTGTAGCAGTGGATGATAGCGGAAGACCTGTTGAAGTACCGCCCATTGTACCCGAAACCGAACTTGAAATTCAACGTTTTGATGCTGCCTTACGCCGTAAACAATTAAGTTTATTATTAGCAGGGAAAATAAAGCCTGAAGATGCAACAGAATTGAAGGCTTTGTTTTTATAG
- a CDS encoding lysophospholipid acyltransferase family protein: MKGIKIIFWIFWRIWFYILMAIPILIMLPFLVVSIITESGYPYFFKMARIWAKFILLGMGFHYKTERLQKLEKGKSYMIVANHTSMTDIMLMLAIIRNPFVFVGKKELVKIPLFGFFYKRTCILVDRNSSKSKNEVFKRAQDRLNQGLSICIFPEGGVPDDESILLDEFKDGAFRLAIDHQIPIVPIVFADNKERFSYTFLSGSPGKMRAKIFPFIETKGLTGENRKDLRDETRQLIYKGLLEFKKKKLNSL, translated from the coding sequence ATGAAAGGAATTAAAATTATTTTTTGGATTTTTTGGCGCATTTGGTTCTACATTTTAATGGCTATTCCAATATTGATTATGCTGCCATTTTTAGTGGTTTCAATTATAACAGAAAGCGGATATCCCTATTTTTTTAAAATGGCCCGGATTTGGGCAAAATTCATCCTTTTAGGAATGGGTTTTCATTACAAAACCGAGCGTCTGCAAAAATTGGAAAAAGGAAAAAGTTACATGATTGTAGCGAACCACACTTCAATGACTGATATTATGCTGATGTTGGCAATTATCAGAAATCCATTTGTTTTTGTTGGAAAGAAAGAATTGGTAAAGATTCCGTTATTTGGATTTTTCTATAAAAGAACCTGTATTTTGGTGGATAGGAATTCTTCAAAGAGTAAAAATGAAGTTTTTAAAAGAGCTCAGGACAGGCTTAATCAGGGGCTTAGTATTTGTATTTTCCCTGAAGGAGGTGTTCCAGATGATGAATCAATTTTATTGGATGAATTTAAAGATGGTGCATTCAGGTTGGCTATAGACCATCAAATTCCAATTGTTCCAATCGTTTTCGCTGATAATAAAGAGCGTTTTTCTTATACATTTTTAAGCGGTAGCCCGGGCAAAATGAGAGCAAAAATTTTTCCTTTTATTGAAACAAAAGGATTAACAGGAGAAAACAGAAAAGATCTTCGTGATGAAACAAGACAATTGATTTACAAAGGATTACTTGAATTTAAAAAGAAAAAATTAAACAGTTTATAA
- the trpS gene encoding tryptophan--tRNA ligase produces the protein MAKILTGVQSTGTPHLGNLLGAIIPAIELSNNPANETFLFIADLHSITQIKDGKTLRQNTYSTAAAWLACGLNPDKVTFYRQSEVAQTAELSWYLSCFFPFQRLTLAHSFKDKSDRLDDVNAGLFTYPMLMAADILLYDAEFVPVGKDQLQHLEITRDVAARFNHQMGETFVLPEAKIQEDSMLIPGTNGGKMSKSANNIINIFLDDKALRKQVMSIETDSTPLEDPKNPDTCNAFAIYSLLADEAQIAQMRANYLGGNYGYGHAKQALFELITEKFKTEREKYNYYINNLEEVDILLKKGASKAAVVADGVLARVREVLGFGK, from the coding sequence ATGGCAAAAATACTAACCGGTGTTCAGAGTACCGGAACACCACACTTAGGCAATTTATTAGGAGCAATTATTCCCGCGATCGAATTATCAAATAATCCGGCAAACGAAACTTTTTTGTTTATTGCTGATTTACATTCAATTACACAAATAAAAGACGGTAAAACATTACGACAAAATACATATAGTACAGCTGCAGCTTGGCTTGCATGTGGCTTAAATCCTGATAAGGTTACGTTTTACAGACAATCTGAAGTGGCTCAAACTGCTGAATTATCTTGGTATTTGAGTTGTTTTTTCCCGTTTCAGCGTCTTACTTTAGCACATTCTTTCAAAGACAAATCTGATCGATTAGATGATGTTAACGCCGGACTTTTTACCTACCCAATGTTAATGGCTGCAGATATTCTATTGTATGATGCCGAGTTTGTTCCTGTTGGAAAAGACCAATTACAGCATTTAGAAATTACACGTGATGTTGCTGCGAGATTCAACCACCAAATGGGAGAAACTTTTGTGCTTCCAGAAGCTAAAATTCAGGAAGACAGTATGCTTATTCCGGGAACTAATGGCGGGAAAATGAGTAAATCAGCGAACAATATCATCAATATTTTCTTAGATGATAAGGCATTACGTAAACAGGTAATGAGCATTGAAACTGACAGCACTCCACTTGAAGATCCTAAAAATCCGGATACCTGTAATGCTTTTGCTATTTATTCTCTTTTAGCAGATGAAGCTCAGATTGCTCAAATGAGAGCCAACTATTTAGGTGGAAATTATGGTTATGGCCATGCCAAACAGGCTTTATTTGAATTAATTACGGAGAAATTCAAAACAGAAAGAGAGAAATACAATTACTATATAAACAACCTCGAAGAAGTAGATATTTTATTGAAAAAAGGAGCTTCAAAAGCTGCGGTTGTGGCCGATGGCGTTTTAGCCAGGGTTCGGGAAGTGCTTGGATTTGGAAAGTAA
- the recA gene encoding recombinase RecA — translation MSSEKDAKLKALQLTLDKLDKTYGKGTVMKMGDKAIVEVETISSGSLGVDLALGVNGYPKGRIIEIYGPESSGKTTLTLHAIAEAQKAGGIAAFIDAEHAFDRNYAEKLGVDIENLIISQPDNGEQALEIAENLIRSGAIDIVVIDSVAALTPKSEIEGEMGDSKMGLHARLMSQALRKLTGTISKTNCTVFFINQLREKIGVMFGNPETTTGGNALKFYASVRLDIRRSAQIKDGENVIGNRTKVKIVKNKVAPPFKTAEFDIMYGEGVSKTGEILDLAVEFDIIKKAGSWFSYGDTKLGQGRDAVKTLIKDNPELADELEIKIKEHIKELANA, via the coding sequence ATGAGTTCAGAGAAAGATGCCAAATTAAAAGCGCTACAACTTACGCTTGACAAATTAGATAAAACTTACGGAAAAGGAACCGTAATGAAAATGGGCGACAAAGCCATTGTAGAAGTTGAAACAATTTCTTCTGGTTCCCTTGGTGTTGATTTAGCACTTGGAGTAAACGGATATCCAAAAGGAAGAATTATCGAAATATATGGTCCGGAATCATCTGGTAAAACCACTTTAACATTGCACGCCATTGCTGAGGCTCAAAAAGCAGGTGGAATTGCTGCTTTTATTGATGCTGAACATGCATTCGACAGAAATTATGCTGAAAAATTAGGCGTAGATATCGAAAACCTGATTATCTCTCAGCCAGACAACGGGGAGCAGGCTTTAGAAATTGCCGAAAATCTTATTCGTTCAGGAGCAATTGATATTGTAGTTATTGACTCTGTTGCTGCTTTAACTCCAAAAAGCGAAATTGAAGGTGAAATGGGAGATTCTAAAATGGGTCTCCATGCTCGTTTAATGTCACAGGCCTTAAGAAAACTTACCGGGACTATCAGTAAGACAAATTGTACTGTTTTCTTTATCAATCAATTGAGAGAAAAAATAGGTGTAATGTTTGGTAACCCTGAAACTACTACCGGTGGTAACGCTTTGAAGTTTTATGCTTCTGTACGTTTAGATATTCGTCGTTCAGCACAAATTAAAGATGGTGAAAACGTGATCGGAAACAGAACTAAAGTAAAAATTGTAAAAAACAAAGTTGCTCCTCCATTTAAAACTGCTGAATTTGATATTATGTACGGAGAAGGTGTTTCTAAAACCGGAGAAATACTAGATTTAGCTGTTGAATTTGATATTATTAAAAAAGCAGGTTCATGGTTTAGCTACGGTGATACTAAATTAGGACAAGGACGTGATGCAGTTAAGACTTTAATTAAGGATAATCCTGAATTAGCTGATGAATTAGAAATAAAAATTAAAGAACACATAAAAGAATTGGCTAACGCTTAA
- a CDS encoding ATP-binding protein, with protein MQFSQILGQDYIKSHLIKSASSGRIPHAQLFIGPEGCGTLLTAIAYAQYILCNNSGNENSNGNDSCNLKFENISHPDLHFIYPTVTTEDVKTKPKSLDFIQDWRTFIQEMPYGGLFDWYKILGVQNKQGEIRVEDAQEVLKSLSLKSYEGGYKIMIIWMADKMNIAASNKLLKLLEEPSDKTIFILISENEEDIIQTIRSRCQVIHFNGLPEKVISEALVSQENIDPNLAKKIAHQAQGNFNKALSLLKDDDSEYPFEQWFVNWVRAAFRAKGNAAAIQDLISWSEEIAGLGRESQKKFIQFCIEMFRQALLLNYEAPTLVYIEPKVDKFKLENFAPFVNGNNIHLIFKELSDAMYHIERNGNAKIILTDLSIKLTRLIHKK; from the coding sequence ATGCAATTTTCACAAATTTTAGGTCAGGATTACATCAAAAGTCACTTAATTAAAAGTGCTTCTTCGGGAAGAATTCCACATGCACAATTATTTATAGGGCCTGAAGGCTGTGGCACATTATTGACAGCTATCGCTTATGCGCAATATATTTTATGCAATAATTCAGGTAATGAAAATTCAAACGGAAATGATTCCTGTAATCTAAAATTTGAAAATATTTCGCATCCTGATCTTCACTTTATATATCCAACAGTAACTACAGAGGATGTTAAAACAAAACCTAAAAGCTTGGATTTTATTCAGGACTGGCGAACATTTATTCAGGAAATGCCTTACGGTGGCTTATTTGACTGGTATAAAATTTTGGGTGTACAAAACAAACAGGGTGAAATTCGTGTAGAAGATGCACAGGAAGTTCTAAAATCCCTTTCACTAAAATCATATGAAGGCGGCTATAAAATTATGATTATCTGGATGGCTGATAAAATGAATATTGCTGCCTCTAATAAATTATTAAAACTATTAGAAGAACCATCTGATAAGACCATTTTTATTCTGATTTCGGAAAATGAAGAAGACATTATACAAACTATACGCTCACGTTGCCAGGTAATTCACTTTAATGGTTTACCCGAAAAAGTAATTTCAGAAGCATTAGTTTCTCAGGAAAATATAGATCCGAACTTAGCCAAAAAAATTGCACATCAGGCACAAGGAAATTTTAATAAAGCACTTTCCTTATTAAAAGATGATGATTCTGAATATCCTTTTGAACAATGGTTTGTTAATTGGGTCCGTGCCGCATTTAGGGCTAAAGGAAATGCTGCGGCCATTCAGGATCTAATTTCCTGGAGTGAAGAAATTGCAGGTTTGGGCCGGGAAAGCCAGAAAAAATTCATCCAGTTTTGCATTGAAATGTTCAGACAGGCACTTTTGCTAAATTATGAAGCACCTACTTTGGTTTATATCGAACCAAAAGTTGATAAATTTAAGCTGGAAAATTTTGCCCCTTTCGTAAATGGAAACAACATTCATCTTATTTTCAAAGAACTCTCAGATGCTATGTACCATATCGAAAGAAACGGAAATGCAAAAATAATTCTGACTGATTTATCCATAAAACTTACTCGTTTAATTCATAAAAAATAA
- a CDS encoding DoxX family protein, translating into MTNIASVLLLIFLALTFLQSGYEKIFYWKENVTWLKEHFAKTILKNQVPLALLHLLILELISGILCVVGAIQLVTKSGREFGFYGAIFSCICLLMMLFGQRLAKDYDGARTIVIYFIPAVMAVYWLN; encoded by the coding sequence ATGACTAATATTGCTTCTGTTTTATTGTTGATTTTTTTGGCTTTGACTTTTTTACAATCCGGCTATGAGAAAATTTTTTACTGGAAAGAAAATGTTACATGGCTTAAAGAACATTTTGCTAAAACTATTTTAAAAAATCAGGTTCCACTTGCTCTTCTTCATCTCTTAATTTTAGAATTAATTTCGGGAATTTTATGCGTCGTTGGCGCTATACAATTAGTAACAAAAAGCGGCCGTGAGTTTGGCTTTTACGGCGCTATTTTTTCTTGTATCTGTTTATTAATGATGCTTTTCGGCCAACGTTTGGCTAAGGATTATGATGGAGCAAGAACTATCGTAATTTATTTTATTCCTGCCGTAATGGCGGTTTACTGGCTGAATTAA